The proteins below come from a single Antricoccus suffuscus genomic window:
- a CDS encoding Fur family transcriptional regulator — MSADSLAAELHGRGLRLTPQRQLILDAVSELGHSTPEEIADYVQERAPGVNITTVYRALDLLESLGLVRHTHIGHGPPTYHRGDDRDHIHTRCHSCGAVTSLPSSILDGVAVELFEADGFVLDAPHVALSGVCRTCHESSSLDTKE; from the coding sequence ATGTCAGCTGATTCGCTCGCCGCAGAGCTACATGGGCGTGGCCTGCGACTGACTCCTCAGCGCCAACTTATTCTGGACGCCGTCTCCGAGCTTGGTCACTCCACCCCCGAGGAGATTGCTGATTATGTGCAGGAAAGGGCTCCCGGTGTCAACATCACGACCGTATATCGCGCCCTTGACCTGCTCGAATCGCTCGGGTTGGTGCGGCACACGCACATCGGCCACGGGCCGCCGACCTACCATCGCGGCGACGACCGCGACCACATCCACACGCGCTGCCACAGCTGCGGTGCGGTGACCTCGCTGCCCAGCTCGATCCTGGACGGGGTAGCGGTCGAGCTTTTCGAAGCTGACGGATTCGTGCTTGACGCGCCACACGTGGCACTGAGCGGAGTCTGTCGCACGTGTCACGAATCATCGAGTCTCGATACGAAGGAATGA